DNA sequence from the Rhodanobacteraceae bacterium genome:
TTGTAGATCCAGGCCAGCCAGTCGCCGCCGAGCAACAGCGGTGGCCCGAGGGCGCACAGGAACGCAACGGCGAAAACCACGGGCGTGTACACGCGGGCAAATTGATCGACAAAGCGTTGCGTCGGCGCCCTTGTTCCCTGCGCGGATTCGACCGCGTGGATGATGCGCGCGAGCGTCGATTCATCCGCCTTGGCGGTCACCGTGAATTCCAGTTCGCCGCTCTGGTTGATGGAGCCGGCAAACAGCGAATCGCCTACGGTCTTGTCGACCGGGACACTCTCGCCGGTGATCGGCGACTGGTCGACGGCGGAATGGCCGGCGCTGACGATGCCGTCCAGCGCCACGCGCTCGCCGGGTTTCAAGCGCACCGCACTGCCGAGGGCCACTGTGCGCGCCACCACCGTCTGCCAACTGCCATCCGTCTGACGCACGGTCGCGATGTCCGGGGTCATCGCCATCAACCCGCGAATGGCATTGCGAGCGCGATCGAGGGACGCCGCTTCGATCCGTTCCGCGAGGGCAAACAGCACGATCACCATCGCCGCTTCCGGCCATTGTCCGATCAACATCGCTCCGGTGACGGCAATGCTCATCAGCGCATTGATGTTGAGCGTGAGGTTGCGAATCGCGATCCAGCCCTTGCGGTAGGTGCCAAGACCGGCCAGGGCAAGGGCTGCAAGCGACAGCGCTGCGGGCAGGAAGGGCGTTGCCAGACCAAACCACTCGGCCGCTTCCGAGACCAGCGCCGCTGCGCCCGCGATAGCCAGTGGCCACCACGACTCCCGGGGTTCCGCTGGCGCAACGGCCAGCGCTTCGCTGGGTGCGCCGGACACCGCGGGCTCCGCCTCCATGCCCAACGAGGCCACCGCTTCGATGATCGGATCGATGCTCGACAGCGAATGCTGCACCGTCAACTGGCGGCGCATCAGGTCAAAACTGAGGTCGACCACGCCCGGCATTCCGGCCAGGCGCTTGCGCAGCAGCGCTTCTTCAGTCGGGCAATCCATCGCCTCGATCCTGAAGATCGATTCCAGCAGCTTGGTGTCGACAGCCTCGGCGCCGTGGCGCGGCGCCCCGACTAAAGCGCCAGACGCCGCAGCGCCGCGTTTCTCGTGGTCATCGTTCATCCGTTGCGCGCCTCAGTCGCGCGAATCGATGGGGAATGCCGCATCGACGCTGCTGACATAGACAAAGCCGGCATCGCGTTTGCCGGTCCGGCCGTGCTGGCGCACCAGAGCAACCGCGGTGTCCACCTGGTCGTCCTCGCAGAACAGTTCGATCTGGATCTCCGAGGTCACCTGCTCGCCAAGTTCGACGGAGTACTCCTGCTCGCGCGCCGATAGCGCGTGCAGCAGGCCCTTGACGTCGATCAGTCCGATCCGCGTGAACCCTGCCTCACGCAAGTTGTGCACGATGTCGGCGACGCGGCCCCGATGCACGAATGCCTTGATCTGCTTCATGGTGACGCCTCCTC
Encoded proteins:
- a CDS encoding heavy metal translocating P-type ATPase, which produces MNDDHEKRGAAASGALVGAPRHGAEAVDTKLLESIFRIEAMDCPTEEALLRKRLAGMPGVVDLSFDLMRRQLTVQHSLSSIDPIIEAVASLGMEAEPAVSGAPSEALAVAPAEPRESWWPLAIAGAAALVSEAAEWFGLATPFLPAALSLAALALAGLGTYRKGWIAIRNLTLNINALMSIAVTGAMLIGQWPEAAMVIVLFALAERIEAASLDRARNAIRGLMAMTPDIATVRQTDGSWQTVVARTVALGSAVRLKPGERVALDGIVSAGHSAVDQSPITGESVPVDKTVGDSLFAGSINQSGELEFTVTAKADESTLARIIHAVESAQGTRAPTQRFVDQFARVYTPVVFAVAFLCALGPPLLLGGDWLAWIYKALVLLVIACPCALVISTPVTIVSGLSAAARRGILIKGGVYLEQGRHMKWLALDKTGTITVGKPALTDFELVSGAERDALTIAVSLASRSDHPVSKAVAESQQAKTVTIQAVDAFEALLGRGVKGRIGGRLFHLGNHRLIEELKLCGSALEARLNVLELQGKTTVLVASEQAVLALFGVADTVKESSREAIGQLHALGVKTLMLSGDNQHTAAAIAKQVNIDDAKGNQLPEDKVTAIAAMIGREGLVGMVGDGINDAPALARSDIGFAMGAAGTDTAIETADVAIMDDDLRKIPEFVRLSKATAAVLKQNIALALGVKAIFLGLTVVGMGTMWMAVFADMGTSLIVVLNGLRLLRPQAT
- a CDS encoding P-II family nitrogen regulator, with the protein product MKQIKAFVHRGRVADIVHNLREAGFTRIGLIDVKGLLHALSAREQEYSVELGEQVTSEIQIELFCEDDQVDTAVALVRQHGRTGKRDAGFVYVSSVDAAFPIDSRD